In Deltaproteobacteria bacterium, the DNA window TTTTCGCATTTAATATCCTGAAAATCTGTATTTATCTGTGGTCAATAAGGAAATTTCTATACAATGTCCTCAGATCTTTCGTTTGGATAGCGTCGCAAAGGATGCATAATTGGTCCAGTCCAAGTGAAGCGGTGTGATCGAGATAAAATTTTTAGCCACGGCTTTAAAATCCGAATCTTCCGTATCCGCATACCCCGGATCATTACCGCCGATGATATAATGTTTTCTGCTCCGCGGCCCGATCTTTTCCTGAACCGACTCCCCGTAAATTCGTTTGCCCATGCGGGTGATCTTGTATGACCGTGGCTTTTTTCCCTGAGCAGGGACGTTCACGTTCAAAAAAGTATTGCGGGGCAGGCCATATTGCAGGACGTTCCTGGCCAAACGAGCGGCAAAAGAAGCCGCATGCGTAAAGATGCACTGGTTCCTGGCCACTAGAGAAATTGCGAAGGAAGGGATCCCCAGGATCGCTCCCTCAATGGCTGCGGAAACGGTACCGGAATAAGTAATGTCTTCTCCCAGGTTTTCTCCTATGTTGATCCCGGAGACAATCAAGTGGGGTCGCTCCGGCAGAATTTTGCTGGTTCCCAGAAGAACGCAATCGGTCGGCGTTCCGTTGACCGTAAAAAATCGATCGCCAAAATTCTTCACCCTTTTCCACCGCAGGGGACGATTCATCGTCAAAGAGTGGCTGCAGGCGCTTTGTTCCCGATCCGGAGCAACCACCCAAACTTCGCCAACGGGATCCAGGGCCCTGGCCAACGCCAGCAGGCCCGGAGATTGAATTCCATCATCGTTGGAAACTAAAATCCTCAATTTTATCTCCAAAAGGGACGCAGATTTACGCAGATAAACACAGTTATACCCGATACGCTAAGCGCTTAGCGCTATGCGCATAGCGTTTTTATTTTTTCATCTGCGTCCAATATTAAAATTTTTTATCGCCATAACGACTCCAGGTAGCGTTCCACGGCAAAGGCAGCCGTGGCCCCGTCGCCAACAGCGGTGGTTACCTGCCGCAAAAGCTTCTGCCGAACATCGCCCGCAGCAAAAATCCCTGGGGCGGAGGTAGCCATATTCCCATCGGTAATCACATACCCCCGATCATCCAATTTTACCACCCCGCCAAGAAACCCCGTAATGGGTTTCAGCCCTGCATAGAAAAAGACTCCGTTTACTTGCAAAGTCCGGGTTTCCTGAGTCTTCACATTCTTCAATTCCAACCCCTCTACGCCTGTCCTGCCCAAAACTTTCGCCACCACGGTGTCCCAGAGGATTTCGATCTTTTCGTTCTGCAACGCTCGCTCCTGCAGGATTTTTTCTGCCCGCAGGGCGTTACGCCGGTGGATGATGTAGACCCGCCTGGCAAATCGGGTCAGGAATAAAGCTTCGTCCACAGCAGAGTCTCCCCCGCCCACTACGCCGATATCCTGATCCCGGAAAAAAGGACCGTCGCAAGTGGCGCAGTAAGACACCCCCCTTCCCTTCAGTTCTTCCTCTCCAGGAACCCCTAATTTTATGGGCTCAACCCCTGTGGCCACAATCACGGTTTTGGTGGTTACTTTCCGGCCTTCCCATCCAACTTCCCAATGTTTCCCTTTCGCCACCAGATGGTTCACTTCCCCATTGATCATCTCCAGCCCAAAGCGCTTGGCTTGTTTCTCCATCGCTTGAGACAATTCCGGCCCGGGGATTCCCTCCGGAAAACCGGGGTAGTTTTCGATCAGAAAGGTGCTGGCGGCCTGGCCCCCCGGAGCCATCTTCTCGATGAGCAGGGTGCGCAGTTTGCCCCGGGCAGCATAAAGTCCAGCAGTCAGACCTGCCGGGCCACCGCCGGCGATCAACAAATCATGTTCTAGCGCCTCCACGACTTTTCCCCCAATTCTGATGGCTTCGTAAAAAGTCCCGTTTTCGTCATTGCGGCGGTTTAGTAGGGGCGCGGTTACCGTGCCCCTACTTTGCCATCCATCTTGATGACTTTTTAAGAAATCATTATTTTTATCAACCAGTAAAATACCATAGTTGGATTGAGAAAAGAAGAGAGAAGAGAGAATGGGAAATGTAAAACGTGGAAAGCAGTTAATGAATGACTCGCTTGTTTCCCTCATCAGATTTGTTATAATGGTTTTGAAAATCGGGAAGGAAGATAAGTTTGTTAAATATTGCCTTTTTCTGGCACATGCATCAACCTTATTACCGGGACCCTCTGAGTGGAGAATACTCTCTCCCCTGGGTACGCCTGCATGCCTGCAAGGGTTATTACGACATGATTTCCCTCCTGGAGGAATATCCGGCAATCCGGCAAACGTTCAATTTGGTTCCTTCTCTCCTCCGCCAGTTAAATGAGTATGCCCGGGGAGAAGCCCAGGATGCTTTTCTGGACCACACCCGCAAGCCCGCCGAAGAACTCTCCCCCGAGGAAAAAAAATTTATCCTGATCAACTTTTTCCTATGCAACCGGGAGACGATGGTCAAACCCTATCCGGCTTACTGGGCTCTTTTAAAAAAAAGAGGGGTCAAAGTCCCTGAATACCACTGGGATGACCTGCTCCACCATTTTACCCCCCAGGACTTCCGCGACCTGCAGGTCTGGTTTAACCTTACCTGGTTCGGGCACCGGGCCCGGGAAAAGAAAGAAAGCGTCCGTGAACTTTTTCAGAAAGGAAGGGTTTTTGCGGAGTCGGACAAAACCATTCTTCTGCAGGCTCAATCGGAAATCATCCAGGAGTTAATTCCTCTCTATCAATCCATGCTGGCCAAAGGACAAGTGGAAATTACCACCAGCCCTTTTTACCACCCCATCCTTCCCCTGCTTATCGACTGGACGACCGCGTCCAGGTCAATGCCCAAAGTATCCCTACCCGGTTCGTTTTCCCATCCGGAAGATGCTGAGGTGCAGATCCAAAAGGCCGTAGAGTATTATCAGCATCTTTTTGGATGCCAACCTAAGGGAATGTGGCCCTCCGAAGGCTCGGTATGCCCCGAACTGATCCCCCTCGCCCATAAGGCCGGGATCCACTGGATGGCCTCGGATGAGGGGATTCTTTTTAGATCCCTATCCGGGGATACGGCTCGCCACCGCCTCTACCGGCCCTATCGGGTAAAGTTCCAGGGGGCGGAAGTTACAATGGTTTTTCGCGACCGGAATCTTTCCGACCTCATCGGCTTTACCTATGCCAAAAATTCTCCCCAGGTTGCGGCGTCTGACCTCCTAACCCGTCTGAAGAATATTCAGAAATCTCAGCCTGCCGACCCCAGTCGCCTGGTCCTGATTGCCCTGGACGGAGAAAATCCCTGGGAATATTACCCGGATGGAGGTCGTGATTTTTTGCGGGGGCTCTACGATAAGCTGTCCCATGACTCTGCCCTGCAGACGGTTAAAATCAGTGAATTTTTAGAAACGTACCCCCCCAAGGAAGTGCTGGATTCTCTATACACCGGGTCCTGGATCGATCAAAACTTCAGAATCTGGATCGGTTCTCCGGAGGATAACCAAGCCTGGGATTGCTTGCGCCGAACGCGTACTTTCTTAGAGAAGGCCCCGGGAAAAAACCAAAATTTTCCTGCAACAACCTGGCAGTCGGCCTGGGATGAAATCTACATCGCCGAGGGGAGTGATTGGTTTTGGTGGTATGGAGATAATTTCACCAGCGACAACGACGAAGAATTCGACCGTCTCTTTCGAAGTCATTTGAGTAATGTGCACCTACTTCTCCAATCTCCCGTGCCCGATTACCTGAAGACACCCATTACCTTATCCCACGAGGTTAAACCCGCGGTGGAGCCGGTGGGATTGCTCTCGCCCGTCCTGGATGGACGGATTACCCATTTCTATGAGTGGCAAGAAGCGGGATATTTCGCCAGCCGGTCTTACCGCAGCTCAATGCACCGGGCGGAAGGATTTATTTCTGGCCTTTATTTCGGTTTCGATTTGCAGCATCTTTACTTTCGCCTCGATCCGATCCTCCGGGAGCCCAATCACTTTCCCAGCCTGCAATTTCATATCCGCTTTTCCAATCCTCGGAAATGCCAGATTATCTTTCCTGTCCAATTTCCAGAGGGGGGGGAACAGTCTTTCACTTTAGTTAAGCCGTCCGCAGGAAGCAGCCAGCCCACGGACCGCTTTACGACCATCTGTTCCGACCAAATCATCGAGTTAGCCATCCCATTCGCCGCGCTGCAATTTCAACCCAAGCAGAGAGTAGATTTTTTCCTTCAGGTTCAAAAAGAAGATCTCGAATTGGAACGCTATCCGCGAAGTGGGTATCTTTCGCTGGTCATTCCGGATCAAGATTTTGAATCAACCCTGTGGCAAGTCTAATGGAAGAAGGGCTGCCCATGCTATGACTTTAACAGGTTGCCGAAAAACTCTCTCAAAGTCATTGTGAGGAGGGATTTCGGAATGAGGCAATCTTATAACTTATTGGAGTTTTTAAAGACGAGATTGCTTCGTCCGCCTCAGGCGGACTCGCAAAGACTCGGTTGGGAGTTTTTCCGTGAACTGTTAAAGAGATAAAAAAACCGGGAATTTCATTCAGCTTGTCCCTCTTGTGGCAACGGGAAAGCGGGCTAGGCCAGCGCCATGGAAAGGTGACCGTCGCCACCTATAAAAGCTTCCTTTTTCATCAACAGGCAGCTACAATGGAAGTGCAGTGAAAACGCCAAATGTCGCTTCCGTGCGGTCAGTTTCTGGTGCGAAGGAGGAATGAATGTCGGAATTACGTAAAGACCCGGTCACCGGCCGGTGGGTAATTGTTTCCACGGAAAGGGGTAGAAGGCCATCCGATTTCGGAGTCCAGAATCATAAGCCCAAAGGCGGTTTCTGCCCCTTCTGCCCGGGAAACGAGGATAAAACTCCCCCCGAAATTTTAGCCTTCCGGCAGGAGGGCTCCCAGCGCAATGGACCGGGATGGCGTTTGCGGGTAGTTTCCAATAAATTTCCCGCCCTACGCGTAGAAGGGGAAATTAACCGGGAGGGAGTTGGACTCTACGATAAAATGAGTGGCATCGGAGCCCATGAAGTCATCATCGAAACCCCTAACCATGAGGAAACCCTTACCCACCTCTCCCCCAAACATTTCGAGGAGGTTCTCTGGGCCTACCGGGACCGCATGCTGGACTTGCGCCGGGACATCCGCCTTCGCTATGCCATGCTATTTAAAAATCACGGTGAGGCAGCCGGAGCTACCCTCGAGCATCCCCATTCGCAGTTAATCGCCCTGCCCATTGTACCCCATCTGGTTATGGAGGAGATGACCGGAGCAAAGGATTATTATGGCTACAAAGAACGGTGCATCTTCTGCGACATCGTCCGTCAAGAAATTCAGCAAGGGGAACGGGTCGTTTTAGAAAACTCGGAATTCATCGTCATCAACCCTTTCGCCTCTTTCGCCCCTTTTGAATCCTGGATTCTGCCCAAGCGGCATAACTCTTTTTTTGAAGAGAGCCAGGCCCAGGAAATCCAGTCTCTGGGTTCAATTTTTTTGGAAACCTTAAAACGCCTGGAGAAAGCCTTGAACTTTCCTCCCTACAATTTTACTCTCCATACGACCCCTTTTAAGGAGAGAAATCTGGAGTATTACCATTGGCACTTTGAGATCATTCCCAAGCTCACGAAGTTTGCTGGATTCGAGTGGGGTTCCGGGTTTTTCATCAATCCAACCCCTCCCGAAGAAGCCGCTAAATTTTTAAGGGAGCTCGGCGCCTAAGGAGGGGACCGATGAAAATTCTTTTCGCAACTTCCGAAGCCGTTCCTTTCGCCAAAACAGGAGGATTGGGAGACGTTTCCGGCGCTCTGCCCAGAGTCCTGGCTCAAATGGGTCATGAAGTCACCCTGATATTACCGAAATATCGTCAGGTTAACGAGAAACGGTTCAAGCTCATCAAGAAAAAAGTGGGGCTGCAGGTTCCCGTCGCCCAAAAGATGGAAGAAGCCGAAGTGTATTCAGTCGAATTGGCACCTCGCTTCAACGCTCTGCTCGTTCGGCAAGATACTTATTATCAGCGCGATCAACTTTATGGAACGATAAACGGTGACTTCGAGGATAACGCCGAACGCTTTATATTCTTTTCCCGGTCCGTTTTAGAGGCAGCCCTGGCCCTGGAACTACAGCCTGACATCATTCATTGTAATGACTGGCAAACCGGACTGATCCCCGTCTACCTCAAGAAGCTCTACCATGCCGTTCCTTCGCTGGGACAAGCTGCGTCCATCTTCACCGTCCACAACCTGGCCTATCAAGGCCTTTTCTGGCATCACGATATGCCCATGACCAACCTGGGGTGGGAACTTTTTACTCCGCAAGCCCTGGAATTCTACGGCAAGATCAACTTTCTCAAGGGGGGAACTGTTTTTGCCGATGCCGTCACTACCGTCAGCCGCAGGTACATGGAAGAAATCCAGACCGAAGAATTCGGCTGTGGTTTAGACGGGGTCTTTCGGGACCGCCGGGAAGACCTTTACGGAATCCTGAACGGGGTGGACTATGGAGAATGGTCTCCGGAAGTGGACCCTTTCATCAAGCAGAGGTACGGTCCTTCCGATTTGAAGGGCAAGAGGGAGTGTAAAGCCGACCTGCAGCGGGAATTCCGGCTGGCCACGAAAGAAGATGTACCCCTTATCGGGTCCATTTCCCGCCTGGCCGAACAGAAAGGTATCGACCTTATTGGCGCCGACATGGAAAAAATGATGGAGCTTGGCCTGCAGTTTGTACTCCTGGGAACGGGGGAGGAGAAATACCACCTTCAATTCCAGAAATTCAGCGAGAAATACCCCCAACAGGTCGGGGTGAAGATCGGCTTTGACAACGCCTTGGCCCACAAGATTGAAGCCGGCGCGGATATGTTCCTCATGCCTTCCCGCTATGAACCCTGCGGGCTGAACCAGATTTACAGTTTGAAATACGGCACGGTGCCCATCGTCAGGGCTACGGGAGGGCTGGATGATACCATCCAAGACTTCACCCCCACGAACCTGGAAGGAAATGGTTTCAAGTTCGGGGACTATTCCCCTTCTTGCCTTTTGGAAACAATCAAGCGGGCCCTGCAGGTTTACCGCAACAAAATCACCTGGGAAAAACTGCTGCTCCGGGGAATGTCCGCGGACTTTTCCTGGGAACAATCTGCCAGGGCGTATCTGAAAGTTTATCAAGAAACCTTGGCGAAGAAAAAAAACCGAAACGGAAAAGAATGAATTCCCGCGAGATTTTATCCAGGGTTATCGAACTTTCGAATGCTCCCGTAGACGCCGACCAGCGCCTGGGGCATCTGGTGGACTTCTTGTCTCAGACTTTCTCCATTCCTTTTTGCGCCCTTTTCATCTGGGACCCCAGGGAGGCCCGGGTGTTCCTGAAACTCTGCAGTGAAAAGCACCCGAATCTTCCACCCGGCCTCAGTTTCCCTGTAAATACGGAGCCCTGGGGAGCCAGCCTTCTGCAAAAAAAACCAATGATCATTCCCGACGCTGCGCAGTTTTCTCTATGGAGCCTATCCATTCCGGAAAACTTCACCCCCTTCTCTTTCCTGGCTTTTTTCCCCATCGCGGATGAAATTTTTCTTTACGGCGTACTGGCTCTCCTGGGGGAACAACCCCGGCAATTCTCCGAAGAAGAGAGTTTTCTTCTACCGGTAATCTGCCGCCAGCTGGCCGGCACTCTGCGCAGCACCCAAGTGTCTTTACAAGCGAAAAAACGAATCGCCCAGTTGAGCACCTTGCAGGCCATCAGCAATGCCATCAGCTCCACCTTGGAGTTGGGAGAATTGCTCAACCGGATAACTCTGAACAGCACGAAGGTCCTTCAGGCCGATGGAGCGATCCTGCGCCTCCTCGACGAAGAAGGGGGGATGCTGAAGATTGTCTCCACCTACGGACTGGAAAATGGAACAGATGAAGCCGGCCCGCCCCAACAGGTTCCCTTGGGTGAAGACGCGGCCGGTACCGTAGCCCTGACCCAGGAACCCCTCCTGATCTCCGATGCGCAAACATCCCCTTACTCTTTTGCCAAGTTTCCCCAAAAAATATCATCGGTCATCTGTGTACCTTTGATCTTCCGGTCCAAGACCGTTGGAACCCTGACCCTTTTCAGTCTTTACCGCGAATGGCGCCCGGTGAAAGTTTTCGATGAAGAGGATAAAAATCTCCTCAGCACGATGGCTTCCCAAATCGCCATTGCCATCGAGAACGCCATCATCTTGCAGCGGGCCGAGCTTTTGGCCAGAGATAAAGAGCGTAGTGTCCGGGAGCTTTCCCTACTTTATGAAGTTTCCCGATCCATGCATACGACCATCAATTCAGAGCAGCTATTGCGCATCATCCTCATTTCCATAACCCTGGGAAATCGCCAGGGCTTCGACCGGGCCGCTCTATTCCTGGTCGATGAAAAAGAAAACGTCCTTAAAGGTATGATGGGCGTGGGAGCCAGAAGCCGCGAAGAAGCTGAACAGTGGCGGAAAAAAATCGAGGAACGTCCCGTCTTTTCCCGAGGCTGGATCGTTCCGGAGGAAATGGAATTTAATCCCTACGATCTGCAGGTTCGAGAGGCGCGGATCTCCCTCAACGAGAAACGCTCGCTCCTGGTCAGGACCCTACGGGAGATGCGCTCTTTTAATATCCAGGATGCCGCCTCGGATCCGGAGGTCAACCCCGGAATCCTTCGCTGGTTTGGCAGCCGGGCCTTTGCCTGCGTCCCTCTGATCGCTAAAGAAAAAGCCATCGGGCTCATCGCCGTGGATAACCTTTTCACTGACCGGCCCATTACCTCTGCGGACCTCGGGCTCCTCACCCTGCTGGCCAACCAAGCAGCCATGGCCATCGAAAACTCCCGCCTCTACAGTAACCTGCAGGAGATTAACACTCAGCTTCTCCAGACCCAAAACCGTCTCATTCAGTCCGAAAAGCTGGCCGCCTTGGGGGAGATGGTGGCTTCGATTACCCATGAGATCAAAAACCCCTTGGTCTCCATTGGAGGGTTTGCCCGCCGGCTCGAACGGAATTTTCAGGAAAATTCTCCGGAGAAAAAATATATTCGTATCATTCTCAAGGAAGTAAAGCGGCTCGAAAGCACCCTCAACGCGACCCTGGCCTACTCCAAGGAACCTTCCATTCCCACTGGCCATTACGAACTCAATCGCATCCTGGAAGACACCCTTTTCATACTCGATAGCGAATTTCATGATCGGAACATTCGGGTCACCAAAGATTTGGCCCCCAACCTGCCTCCCCTTTTTAGCGACCCGCAGCAGCTCAATCAGGTTTTTCTCAACCTCCTGGTGAACGCCATGCAGGCCATCGGGAAAGAAGGAAATCTGGTCGTAAAAACCTCCTGCCGGGAACAGGGGGAGCGTAAATTTATTCAGGTGGAAGTTAGCGACACCGGCGGGGGAATTCCACTGGAGGTCCTGGATAATATTTTCAACCCTTTTTTCACTACCAAACAGGATGGTACAGGCTTAGGCCTGGCCATTGCCCATAAAATTGTTACCCAGCACCGGGGAGAAATCGAGGTGGTCAACCATCCGGGAGTTGGAGCCACTTTCTTGATCCGCTTTCCCCTGTCGGAATAAAATACTCTATTCACCACAGAGAACACAGCGCGGCATAGCCGCAACCAAAAAAAATCACCCCCTCCCCACCTTCCCCCCTCGAGGGGGAGGGATAGGGTGGGGGGGATTGCTTAATAAAATTTTGAGAAATTGCACGTTAGTAGTACAGAGATACGTCATAATGTTTTGTTCTTTTTCGCCTTACCCTATCGCTTTTTGTTTTTTTAAATATATTTTTCTCTGCGATCTCAGCGAACACCGTATTGAAATAATTTTGGGCAATTGGAAATGACCCCTACAAAGCAATTTGTCGAAGTTGCTGTGATGCTGCCGATCCGCCGGACCTTTGTCTACGAGGTCCCGGAAGAGATGAAACCAGCAGCCGTTCCCGGGAAGGGGGTGTGGATCCCTTTCGGGCGGCGTTTTCTCCCCGGGTATGTGCTCGGAACGGCCAAAACGCTTCCCCCCCAAAAAACAATCCTCCCGATCCACCAGGTTTTGCCTGAAGACTTTTCCCTTACGGAAAATTTTTTAACCTTTCTGCTATGGGTCTCGCGCTATTACTTCCAGCCCATAGGGGAGGTCATCAAAACCGCCCTGCCAGCGGGCCTCCATCTTCATCAGCGGGAAACTTACACCATTACCCCGAAGGGCCTGCAAATCTTAGAAACCCTTTCTTCCCCATCTGGGGAAAGGAAGTTGCTGCAATCCCTGAAACGACGGGGGGAGAAAGTTTTATTTTCCCCCCTGCGCCGCAAGAAGTCCTTGGGTCCCGAGCGTCAGTGGATCGAACGAATGATCGCCGACGGCCTTATTGAAAAAAAAGATAAATCCTGGCAGCAGCATTCCCCAGGAAAAAAGATAAGGTTTATCCGGTTTTTATCAATAGACGAGGATGTCCCCCTCTCTCCCCGGCAAAAAGAAGCCCTGAGTTTTATCCAGGAAGCAGGAGAACTCCCCGTTTCAATTTTTAAAGAAAAATATAATAATTCATTGCCGATCTTGTCAAAATTGCAAAAAAATAATTTAATAGAAATTGTCCAGAAGGAAGAAATCCGCCAATTATCCTGGGAAGGAATAGAAGAGTGGATGGACGGCCCACCATCCTTATTGACCGCAGAGCAAAAACAGGTTATCGGAGAAATTTCTCAGGCCCTCCACTCGCAAAAATCCCATTCCTTTCTCCTGCATGGGGTCACGGGCAGCGGCAAAACCGAAGTTTACTTACGCGTAATCGAAGAGGCCGTGGCCCAAGGGAAACAAGCTCTGCTTTTGGTCCCGGAGATTGCCCTTACCGCCCAGCTGGTCGCCTATTTCCGGTCACGCATCGAATATCCCATGGCCGTTTGGCACAGTGGGCTCACCCCGGGAGAGCGCTATCATGAATGGCGCAAAATGAAAAGAGGGTTGGTGAATTTAGTCATCGGTGCCCGCTCGGCGATTTTTGCCCCTTTGGACCGCTTGGGTATCCTCATTGTAGATGAAGAACATGACCCTTCCTACAAACAAGAAGAAAAAGTTCGTTACCATGCCCGGGACTTGGCTCTGGTTC includes these proteins:
- the glgA gene encoding glycogen synthase GlgA gives rise to the protein MKILFATSEAVPFAKTGGLGDVSGALPRVLAQMGHEVTLILPKYRQVNEKRFKLIKKKVGLQVPVAQKMEEAEVYSVELAPRFNALLVRQDTYYQRDQLYGTINGDFEDNAERFIFFSRSVLEAALALELQPDIIHCNDWQTGLIPVYLKKLYHAVPSLGQAASIFTVHNLAYQGLFWHHDMPMTNLGWELFTPQALEFYGKINFLKGGTVFADAVTTVSRRYMEEIQTEEFGCGLDGVFRDRREDLYGILNGVDYGEWSPEVDPFIKQRYGPSDLKGKRECKADLQREFRLATKEDVPLIGSISRLAEQKGIDLIGADMEKMMELGLQFVLLGTGEEKYHLQFQKFSEKYPQQVGVKIGFDNALAHKIEAGADMFLMPSRYEPCGLNQIYSLKYGTVPIVRATGGLDDTIQDFTPTNLEGNGFKFGDYSPSCLLETIKRALQVYRNKITWEKLLLRGMSADFSWEQSARAYLKVYQETLAKKKNRNGKE
- the priA gene encoding primosomal protein N' codes for the protein MTPTKQFVEVAVMLPIRRTFVYEVPEEMKPAAVPGKGVWIPFGRRFLPGYVLGTAKTLPPQKTILPIHQVLPEDFSLTENFLTFLLWVSRYYFQPIGEVIKTALPAGLHLHQRETYTITPKGLQILETLSSPSGERKLLQSLKRRGEKVLFSPLRRKKSLGPERQWIERMIADGLIEKKDKSWQQHSPGKKIRFIRFLSIDEDVPLSPRQKEALSFIQEAGELPVSIFKEKYNNSLPILSKLQKNNLIEIVQKEEIRQLSWEGIEEWMDGPPSLLTAEQKQVIGEISQALHSQKSHSFLLHGVTGSGKTEVYLRVIEEAVAQGKQALLLVPEIALTAQLVAYFRSRIEYPMAVWHSGLTPGERYHEWRKMKRGLVNLVIGARSAIFAPLDRLGILIVDEEHDPSYKQEEKVRYHARDLALVRGKMEKAVVVLGSATPSLESYYNVLEKKFRYLALPHRIDHRPLPEIQVVDMRQEQREGKERLIFSRALEKALQENTERGEQALLFLNRRGFSTFALCRDCGFVYKCPNCSVSLNYHLSDKSFHCHYCNFSVPALPRCPECASIHLLLFGLGTQRLEEEVKKKLPQAQVARMDRDTTARKKSHQKILNQLRKGEVNLLVGTQMITKGHDFPRVTLVGVLAADLSLNVPDFRAGERTYQLLTQVAGRAGRGSLPGKVIIQTYNPNQYSIQLAQQQDFLAFYQQEAQYRKELGYPPFTRLINLRMEGNSPVRILLLAKAMEQLIAGILPKEKKFQGQIEVLGPTMAPLGRLKGKNRYQILLKGKRWSVLHAFTEKVLAQAEKEISFAGVKLIVDVDPVNML
- the surE gene encoding 5'/3'-nucleotidase SurE, which encodes MRILVSNDDGIQSPGLLALARALDPVGEVWVVAPDREQSACSHSLTMNRPLRWKRVKNFGDRFFTVNGTPTDCVLLGTSKILPERPHLIVSGINIGENLGEDITYSGTVSAAIEGAILGIPSFAISLVARNQCIFTHAASFAARLARNVLQYGLPRNTFLNVNVPAQGKKPRSYKITRMGKRIYGESVQEKIGPRSRKHYIIGGNDPGYADTEDSDFKAVAKNFISITPLHLDWTNYASFATLSKRKI
- the galT gene encoding galactose-1-phosphate uridylyltransferase; translated protein: MSELRKDPVTGRWVIVSTERGRRPSDFGVQNHKPKGGFCPFCPGNEDKTPPEILAFRQEGSQRNGPGWRLRVVSNKFPALRVEGEINREGVGLYDKMSGIGAHEVIIETPNHEETLTHLSPKHFEEVLWAYRDRMLDLRRDIRLRYAMLFKNHGEAAGATLEHPHSQLIALPIVPHLVMEEMTGAKDYYGYKERCIFCDIVRQEIQQGERVVLENSEFIVINPFASFAPFESWILPKRHNSFFEESQAQEIQSLGSIFLETLKRLEKALNFPPYNFTLHTTPFKERNLEYYHWHFEIIPKLTKFAGFEWGSGFFINPTPPEEAAKFLRELGA
- a CDS encoding GAF domain-containing protein yields the protein MNSREILSRVIELSNAPVDADQRLGHLVDFLSQTFSIPFCALFIWDPREARVFLKLCSEKHPNLPPGLSFPVNTEPWGASLLQKKPMIIPDAAQFSLWSLSIPENFTPFSFLAFFPIADEIFLYGVLALLGEQPRQFSEEESFLLPVICRQLAGTLRSTQVSLQAKKRIAQLSTLQAISNAISSTLELGELLNRITLNSTKVLQADGAILRLLDEEGGMLKIVSTYGLENGTDEAGPPQQVPLGEDAAGTVALTQEPLLISDAQTSPYSFAKFPQKISSVICVPLIFRSKTVGTLTLFSLYREWRPVKVFDEEDKNLLSTMASQIAIAIENAIILQRAELLARDKERSVRELSLLYEVSRSMHTTINSEQLLRIILISITLGNRQGFDRAALFLVDEKENVLKGMMGVGARSREEAEQWRKKIEERPVFSRGWIVPEEMEFNPYDLQVREARISLNEKRSLLVRTLREMRSFNIQDAASDPEVNPGILRWFGSRAFACVPLIAKEKAIGLIAVDNLFTDRPITSADLGLLTLLANQAAMAIENSRLYSNLQEINTQLLQTQNRLIQSEKLAALGEMVASITHEIKNPLVSIGGFARRLERNFQENSPEKKYIRIILKEVKRLESTLNATLAYSKEPSIPTGHYELNRILEDTLFILDSEFHDRNIRVTKDLAPNLPPLFSDPQQLNQVFLNLLVNAMQAIGKEGNLVVKTSCREQGERKFIQVEVSDTGGGIPLEVLDNIFNPFFTTKQDGTGLGLAIAHKIVTQHRGEIEVVNHPGVGATFLIRFPLSE
- the trxB gene encoding thioredoxin-disulfide reductase, encoding MEALEHDLLIAGGGPAGLTAGLYAARGKLRTLLIEKMAPGGQAASTFLIENYPGFPEGIPGPELSQAMEKQAKRFGLEMINGEVNHLVAKGKHWEVGWEGRKVTTKTVIVATGVEPIKLGVPGEEELKGRGVSYCATCDGPFFRDQDIGVVGGGDSAVDEALFLTRFARRVYIIHRRNALRAEKILQERALQNEKIEILWDTVVAKVLGRTGVEGLELKNVKTQETRTLQVNGVFFYAGLKPITGFLGGVVKLDDRGYVITDGNMATSAPGIFAAGDVRQKLLRQVTTAVGDGATAAFAVERYLESLWR
- a CDS encoding glycoside hydrolase family 57 protein: MLNIAFFWHMHQPYYRDPLSGEYSLPWVRLHACKGYYDMISLLEEYPAIRQTFNLVPSLLRQLNEYARGEAQDAFLDHTRKPAEELSPEEKKFILINFFLCNRETMVKPYPAYWALLKKRGVKVPEYHWDDLLHHFTPQDFRDLQVWFNLTWFGHRAREKKESVRELFQKGRVFAESDKTILLQAQSEIIQELIPLYQSMLAKGQVEITTSPFYHPILPLLIDWTTASRSMPKVSLPGSFSHPEDAEVQIQKAVEYYQHLFGCQPKGMWPSEGSVCPELIPLAHKAGIHWMASDEGILFRSLSGDTARHRLYRPYRVKFQGAEVTMVFRDRNLSDLIGFTYAKNSPQVAASDLLTRLKNIQKSQPADPSRLVLIALDGENPWEYYPDGGRDFLRGLYDKLSHDSALQTVKISEFLETYPPKEVLDSLYTGSWIDQNFRIWIGSPEDNQAWDCLRRTRTFLEKAPGKNQNFPATTWQSAWDEIYIAEGSDWFWWYGDNFTSDNDEEFDRLFRSHLSNVHLLLQSPVPDYLKTPITLSHEVKPAVEPVGLLSPVLDGRITHFYEWQEAGYFASRSYRSSMHRAEGFISGLYFGFDLQHLYFRLDPILREPNHFPSLQFHIRFSNPRKCQIIFPVQFPEGGEQSFTLVKPSAGSSQPTDRFTTICSDQIIELAIPFAALQFQPKQRVDFFLQVQKEDLELERYPRSGYLSLVIPDQDFESTLWQV